A genomic region of Caulobacter vibrioides contains the following coding sequences:
- a CDS encoding ABC transporter ATP-binding protein, with protein sequence MTRDNAHKRGETALEARGLVKRFKTGRSYIEVLKGIDFDAKHGDVTMVMGPSGSGKSTLVAALSGLLKPDEGKVSALEAKDLWALPTGKIDKFRLDHCGFIFQGFNLFPALTAKQQVMTALKYQGASAGEQARRAQAALESVGLGPRVNQRPSELSGGEKQRVAIARALAKNPNLIFADEPTSALDGENGQIVIRLLREAASVRGAAVICVTHDPRLEAYADRVIHIEDGRILDDVRRTPDANPAPLSH encoded by the coding sequence ATGACCCGTGACAACGCGCACAAGCGTGGCGAAACCGCCCTGGAAGCCCGTGGCCTGGTCAAGCGCTTCAAGACCGGCCGCTCGTATATCGAGGTGCTCAAGGGCATCGACTTTGACGCTAAGCACGGCGACGTGACGATGGTCATGGGTCCATCGGGCTCGGGCAAGTCGACCCTGGTCGCCGCTCTGTCGGGCCTCCTGAAGCCCGACGAAGGCAAGGTGTCGGCCCTGGAGGCCAAGGACCTTTGGGCCCTACCCACCGGTAAGATCGACAAGTTCCGCCTGGACCACTGCGGCTTCATCTTCCAGGGCTTCAACCTGTTCCCGGCCCTGACGGCCAAGCAGCAGGTGATGACGGCGCTGAAGTACCAGGGCGCCAGCGCCGGCGAGCAGGCCCGTCGCGCTCAGGCGGCTCTGGAGTCGGTGGGCCTAGGCCCGCGCGTCAACCAGCGCCCGTCCGAGCTGTCGGGCGGTGAAAAGCAGCGCGTGGCCATCGCCCGGGCCCTGGCCAAGAACCCGAACCTGATCTTCGCCGACGAACCGACCTCGGCGTTGGACGGCGAGAACGGCCAGATCGTCATCCGCCTGCTTCGCGAGGCGGCGTCCGTTCGCGGCGCGGCGGTGATCTGCGTGACCCACGACCCGCGGCTCGAGGCCTATGCCGACCGCGTCATCCACATCGAAGACGGCCGGATCCTGGACGACGTGCGTAGAACGCCCGACGCCAAT